In one Streptomyces venezuelae genomic region, the following are encoded:
- a CDS encoding cytochrome P450, producing MDTRPRASRAPRAAPPSLASPGVASDPYPVFRVLRESFPLVRDELLGAWVVSRYADVCGALGQEGLVAVPPGRTLTHMEGDTHRAHRALVEPALRGRAVAALAAGASRTAYVLARRIAAREEADLFTEFCQWLPTAAVMAALGLPYEDTARVQEWCRGGLTHLGGHHHELDACLRPHLARRRTRPGADLLSVLCGAEVDGRPLSDEAVCGLVGSLLGGGGEATALAFASFLANLLDDPDQLALLRARRALIPAAWAESLRRDPPAPVVLRRAVRPVTVAGAPLPAGTVVACLVGAANRDPARFAHPDRYDILRSDPGRLALGAGRHACPGAELAARTAEYGLRALLDALPGLRWASGFRPAPRGLLTRGPRTLLVRPQ from the coding sequence GTGGACACCCGGCCCCGGGCGTCGCGGGCGCCCCGGGCGGCGCCGCCCAGCCTCGCGTCGCCCGGCGTCGCGAGCGACCCGTACCCCGTGTTCCGCGTGCTGCGCGAGAGCTTTCCGCTGGTGCGGGACGAACTGCTCGGGGCGTGGGTCGTGAGCCGGTACGCGGACGTGTGCGGGGCGCTCGGCCAGGAGGGCCTCGTCGCGGTGCCGCCGGGGCGGACCCTCACGCACATGGAGGGCGACACGCACCGCGCCCACCGCGCCCTGGTCGAGCCCGCGCTGCGGGGCCGCGCCGTCGCCGCCCTGGCCGCGGGCGCCTCCCGCACCGCCTACGTGCTGGCCCGCCGCATCGCCGCCCGCGAGGAGGCCGACCTCTTCACCGAGTTCTGCCAGTGGTTGCCGACCGCCGCGGTCATGGCGGCCCTGGGCCTGCCCTACGAAGACACCGCCCGCGTCCAGGAGTGGTGCCGCGGCGGCCTCACCCACCTCGGCGGCCACCACCACGAACTGGACGCCTGCCTGCGCCCGCACCTGGCGCGCCGCAGGACCCGACCGGGCGCCGACCTGCTGTCCGTGCTGTGCGGCGCCGAGGTCGACGGCAGGCCGCTCTCCGACGAGGCCGTGTGCGGACTCGTCGGCTCGCTGCTCGGCGGCGGCGGAGAGGCCACCGCCCTCGCCTTCGCCTCGTTCCTCGCCAACCTCCTCGACGACCCGGACCAACTGGCCCTCCTCCGCGCACGCCGCGCGCTGATCCCCGCCGCCTGGGCGGAGTCCCTGCGCCGCGACCCGCCCGCCCCCGTGGTGCTGCGCCGCGCGGTCCGCCCCGTCACCGTGGCCGGTGCGCCCCTGCCCGCGGGAACGGTCGTGGCCTGCCTGGTCGGCGCGGCGAACCGGGACCCCGCCCGGTTCGCCCACCCGGACCGCTACGACATCCTCCGCTCGGACCCAGGACGTCTCGCCCTCGGCGCCGGCCGCCACGCCTGCCCGGGCGCCGAGCTCGCCGCCCGCACCGCCGAGTACGGCCTGCGCGCCCTGCTCGACGCCCTGCCGGGGCTGCGTTGGGCGTCCGGGTTCAGACCGGCTCCCCGGGGGCTGCTGACCCGCGGTCCGCGGACTCTCCTCGTACGGCCCCAGTAG
- a CDS encoding M14 family zinc carboxypeptidase encodes MAVQHYPSVPELVFSARQLAAHRPELASLREVGTSRAGRPLHLLSIGHRPLSTAPRPRAVLVVAGAHANEPTGGSTLLHIAERTLRDPRLRGDTSWHFLLCADPDGASLHRTPAPRTLLDYHRNFFRPAGPEQPEWSPSVLPPDRLPPETRALNAVIDELRPYLQVSLHCTDLGGSWIQLTKDIPGLAEPFAKSAAELHIPVETGASDAAGWPVSGPGVHVLPHPGTDAAYPSLPEDARRTTWHRTHRYGGRTAIIEVPMWASDLVDDPQTHPAPARAMRTLAVRLRRDARLVEDILAEALPRLSHDGGAGGLDGPLLRAARWALALVPGLADDWRRLPPADTSRAYIGSVDAFGRRLPLRAAAMLLRVLDEAGDRAAPRLEMLVAQWSEAFAERFRARWVPLEDQVEHQSRTTVAAAWHARVEADGDRAAL; translated from the coding sequence CTGGCGGTGCAGCACTATCCGAGTGTTCCTGAACTCGTCTTCTCCGCGCGACAGTTGGCAGCTCACCGTCCCGAACTGGCTTCCCTGCGCGAAGTGGGAACCTCGCGCGCGGGGCGGCCCCTGCACCTGCTCTCCATAGGGCACCGTCCGCTCTCCACAGCACCCCGCCCGCGCGCCGTCCTCGTCGTCGCGGGCGCACACGCCAACGAGCCGACCGGCGGTTCCACGCTGCTGCACATCGCCGAGCGGACCCTGCGCGATCCACGGCTGCGCGGCGACACCTCCTGGCACTTCCTGCTCTGCGCGGACCCGGACGGCGCGAGCCTGCACCGCACACCCGCCCCGCGCACCCTCCTCGACTACCACCGGAACTTCTTCCGCCCCGCGGGTCCCGAGCAGCCGGAGTGGTCGCCCTCCGTCCTGCCGCCCGACCGGCTGCCGCCGGAGACCCGCGCCCTGAACGCCGTCATCGACGAACTGCGCCCCTACTTGCAGGTGTCGTTGCACTGCACCGACCTGGGCGGCAGCTGGATACAGCTCACGAAGGACATTCCCGGCCTCGCGGAGCCGTTCGCCAAATCGGCTGCGGAACTGCACATTCCGGTGGAGACGGGGGCGTCTGACGCCGCGGGCTGGCCGGTCTCGGGACCGGGCGTCCATGTGCTGCCGCACCCCGGCACCGACGCGGCGTACCCGAGCCTGCCCGAGGACGCCCGGCGCACCACCTGGCACCGCACCCACCGCTACGGCGGACGCACCGCGATCATCGAGGTCCCGATGTGGGCCAGCGACCTGGTCGACGACCCGCAGACGCACCCGGCGCCCGCGCGGGCGATGCGGACGCTAGCGGTGCGGCTGCGGCGGGACGCGCGCCTGGTGGAGGACATCCTGGCCGAGGCCCTGCCACGGCTCTCCCACGACGGCGGCGCCGGTGGCCTCGACGGGCCGCTGCTGCGGGCCGCGCGGTGGGCGCTCGCGTTGGTGCCGGGCCTCGCCGACGACTGGCGGCGGCTGCCGCCCGCCGACACGTCCCGGGCGTACATCGGAAGCGTCGACGCCTTCGGCAGGCGCCTGCCGCTGCGGGCCGCGGCCATGCTGCTGCGGGTCCTCGACGAGGCCGGCGACCGTGCGGCGCCACGTCTTGAGATGCTCGTGGCGCAGTGGAGCGAGGCGTTCGCCGAGCGGTTCAGAGCCCGCTGGGTGCCGCTGGAGGACCAGGTGGAACACCAGTCGCGCACCACGGTCGCCGCCGCGTGGCACGCGCGCGTGGAGGCCGACGGCGACCGCGCGGCGCTTTGA